From Crassaminicella indica, one genomic window encodes:
- the nagA gene encoding N-acetylglucosamine-6-phosphate deacetylase: protein MKAIINGKIILEDSILNNYVLLYNHKIIDIVKKDEFRQLSGVKKVIDAKGNFVSPGLIDLHIHGSAGFDTMDATFEAIKSISKSIAKTGVTSFLPTTMTMSKEDIKIALENIRECMHKKLDGAKILGAHLEGPFISKKYRGAQNEKYIIKPEYKMVEPYLDILKIITFAPEEDENSIFIESMQRHKNIKLAIGHTGATFEQALKAIDDGVDYVTHTFNAMTGLHHRNPGVMGAVFSRDIFCELIADKIHVHKGFFQAFISINKKELVILITDSMRAGCMPCGEYELGGKKVIVDKESAKLEDGTLAGSILKLNEAVRNIRDYTDYKINEIINMASLNPARAIGVDDQLGSIQKGKIADLVIFDESMNVISTIIDGNIVYEVNTNEDYLC, encoded by the coding sequence GTGAAAGCTATTATTAATGGTAAAATTATCTTAGAAGATAGTATTTTAAATAATTATGTGCTTTTATATAACCATAAAATAATAGATATAGTAAAAAAAGATGAGTTTAGACAATTAAGTGGTGTAAAAAAAGTTATAGATGCAAAAGGCAATTTTGTATCTCCTGGATTGATAGATTTGCATATACATGGATCGGCAGGTTTTGATACCATGGATGCTACATTTGAAGCAATAAAGTCTATTTCGAAATCTATAGCAAAAACAGGTGTAACATCTTTTTTGCCTACAACAATGACTATGTCTAAAGAAGATATAAAAATAGCATTAGAAAATATTAGAGAATGTATGCATAAAAAATTAGATGGTGCAAAAATTTTGGGTGCACACCTAGAAGGACCTTTTATAAGTAAAAAATATAGAGGGGCTCAAAATGAAAAATATATTATAAAACCTGAATATAAGATGGTGGAACCTTATTTAGACATATTAAAAATCATCACTTTTGCACCAGAAGAAGATGAAAATAGCATATTTATAGAAAGTATGCAAAGGCATAAAAATATAAAGCTTGCTATAGGACATACAGGTGCTACTTTTGAACAAGCACTAAAAGCTATTGATGATGGAGTTGATTATGTAACACATACCTTTAATGCTATGACAGGGCTTCATCACAGAAACCCAGGGGTTATGGGAGCGGTATTTTCAAGAGATATATTCTGTGAACTCATCGCAGATAAGATTCATGTGCATAAAGGTTTTTTTCAGGCATTTATCAGTATAAATAAAAAAGAATTAGTTATTTTAATTACAGATTCTATGCGAGCAGGATGTATGCCCTGTGGAGAATATGAATTGGGAGGAAAAAAGGTAATTGTAGATAAAGAATCTGCAAAGCTTGAGGATGGAACATTAGCAGGAAGTATACTTAAGTTAAATGAAGCTGTAAGGAATATTAGGGATTATACTGATTATAAAATCAATGAAATTATAAATATGGCAAGTTTAAATCCAGCAAGAGCTATAGGAGTAGATGATCAATTAGGAAGTATTCAAAAAGGGAAAATTGCAGATTTGGTTATTTTTGATGAGAGTATGAATGTGATTAGTACTATAATTGATGGAAATATTGTATATGAGGTGAATACCAATGAGGATTATTTGTGTTGA
- the nagE gene encoding N-acetylglucosamine-specific PTS transporter subunit IIBC: MSNTFGKFQKLGKSLMLPIAVMPVVALLLRFGVLLDIPFITAAGDAVFGNLPILFAIGVAIGIAKDNNGAAGLAGAIGYFTATAVAPTFNEAIEVKKMGVLAGMIAGLVAGNLYNKYHDIKLPDFLGFFGGKRFVPIITSFASILIGVAYGFVWPYVQGVIDAVANWIIGAGAPGYFVFGTINRLLIPTGLHHILNSIVWFVFGEYNGATGDLGRFFAGDPSAGIFMTGFFPVMMFGLPAAALAMYTTAKKENKKAVGGALLSVAFTAFLTGITEPIEFMFMFLAPGLYVIHAILTGVSLAVTNVLGIHHGFGFSAGALDFGINMNLATKGWLLIPIGLVFFVAYYIIFVFAIKKFDIKTPGREDIEENSADLTKTDDLDGLAKEYLVALGGKENIVELDSCITRLRLTLKDAGIIDEKQLKNLGASGVLKINDKNVQVIVGTKVEILSTRMKKLL, translated from the coding sequence ATGAGTAATACGTTTGGAAAATTTCAGAAGCTAGGTAAATCTTTAATGCTACCTATTGCAGTAATGCCAGTAGTAGCCTTGCTTTTAAGATTTGGGGTTTTATTAGACATTCCTTTTATTACAGCAGCAGGAGATGCTGTGTTTGGTAATCTTCCAATATTATTTGCTATTGGTGTAGCTATAGGCATTGCAAAAGATAATAATGGTGCAGCAGGTCTTGCGGGTGCTATAGGTTATTTTACAGCAACAGCAGTTGCACCAACCTTTAATGAAGCTATAGAAGTAAAAAAAATGGGTGTTTTAGCAGGAATGATTGCAGGGCTTGTAGCAGGAAATCTTTATAATAAGTATCATGACATTAAGCTTCCAGACTTTTTAGGATTCTTTGGTGGAAAAAGATTTGTTCCAATCATAACTTCTTTTGCATCTATTCTTATCGGTGTGGCATATGGATTTGTATGGCCATATGTTCAAGGAGTAATTGATGCTGTAGCGAATTGGATTATAGGAGCAGGTGCTCCCGGATATTTTGTATTTGGTACAATAAATAGATTATTAATCCCAACAGGACTACATCACATATTAAATAGTATTGTTTGGTTCGTATTTGGTGAGTATAATGGAGCTACAGGAGACTTAGGAAGATTTTTTGCAGGAGATCCAAGTGCTGGAATATTCATGACTGGATTTTTCCCTGTAATGATGTTTGGTCTTCCAGCAGCAGCACTTGCTATGTATACTACAGCAAAAAAAGAAAATAAAAAGGCAGTAGGAGGGGCTTTGTTATCTGTAGCTTTTACAGCATTCTTAACAGGAATAACAGAACCAATTGAATTCATGTTTATGTTTTTAGCACCAGGATTATATGTAATCCATGCTATACTAACAGGGGTTTCACTAGCAGTGACAAATGTGCTAGGAATTCATCATGGTTTTGGATTTTCAGCAGGGGCTTTGGATTTTGGAATAAATATGAATTTAGCAACTAAAGGCTGGTTATTAATACCTATAGGATTAGTATTTTTTGTTGCATATTATATTATATTTGTATTTGCAATTAAAAAATTTGATATAAAAACGCCAGGAAGAGAAGATATAGAGGAAAATTCAGCAGATCTTACTAAGACAGATGATTTAGATGGATTGGCTAAGGAATATCTAGTAGCTTTAGGAGGAAAAGAAAATATTGTAGAATTAGATTCTTGCATTACAAGATTGAGGCTTACTTTAAAGGATGCAGGAATTATTGATGAAAAACAATTAAAAAATCTAGGTGCATCGGGTGTATTAAAAATAAATGATAAAAATGTACAGGTGATTGTAGGAACAAAGGTAGAAATATTATCTACTAGAATGAAGAAGCTGTTATAA
- a CDS encoding PTS sugar transporter subunit IIA — protein MLSFFSKNKEIILQAPFQGKIVDIEEVSDPVFSSKMLGDGIAIRPSSNIAVAPCDGKITQIFATNHAFGITTKEGLEILVHIGIDTVNLKGKGFTRLVEVGTDVKKGTAIIEVDLDYIEKSGKDTITPIVITNMDKVESIEKSLYKNEEILKIKVKK, from the coding sequence ATGTTAAGTTTTTTTAGTAAAAATAAGGAAATTATACTGCAAGCTCCTTTCCAAGGAAAAATAGTAGATATAGAAGAAGTAAGTGATCCTGTTTTTTCAAGTAAGATGCTTGGAGATGGTATAGCGATAAGGCCAAGTAGTAATATTGCAGTTGCTCCTTGTGATGGAAAGATTACCCAAATATTTGCTACAAATCATGCTTTTGGAATAACTACAAAAGAAGGATTGGAAATATTAGTGCATATTGGGATAGATACAGTAAATTTAAAAGGAAAAGGGTTTACAAGACTTGTAGAAGTTGGAACAGACGTAAAAAAAGGAACAGCTATTATTGAAGTAGATTTAGATTATATAGAAAAATCGGGAAAAGACACTATAACACCTATTGTGATTACCAATATGGATAAAGTAGAGAGCATTGAAAAAAGCTTGTATAAAAATGAGGAAATTTTAAAAATAAAAGTTAAAAAGTAG
- the nagB gene encoding glucosamine-6-phosphate deaminase, protein MRIICVDDYDQMSKKAANIVASQMILKPNSVLGFATGSTPLGMYKQLIKTYEDGHIDFEEVTTFNLDEYCGLSKKNDKSYYYYMYENFFRYVNIDMKKVNIPNGMAKDINKESLAYERKIRSCGGIDLQVLGIGRNGHIGFNEPDIKFEALTHMVKLDEQTIQDNSRFFDSIKDVPTKAISMGIKTIMHAKKIMLLASGKEKAEAIYGAIYRKITPELPASVLQLHPDVVFVVDKEAASKLDLEKLKEEYL, encoded by the coding sequence ATGAGGATTATTTGTGTTGATGATTATGATCAGATGAGTAAAAAAGCTGCCAATATTGTAGCTAGCCAAATGATTTTAAAGCCTAATAGCGTTTTAGGATTTGCTACTGGTTCTACGCCTTTAGGAATGTATAAGCAGCTTATAAAAACATATGAAGATGGTCATATTGACTTTGAAGAAGTAACTACTTTTAATTTAGATGAATATTGCGGTCTAAGTAAAAAAAACGATAAAAGCTATTATTATTATATGTATGAAAATTTTTTCAGATATGTAAATATTGATATGAAAAAAGTAAATATACCAAACGGTATGGCTAAAGATATTAATAAAGAATCTTTAGCATATGAAAGAAAGATCAGAAGCTGTGGAGGTATAGATTTACAAGTTTTAGGGATAGGAAGAAATGGACATATAGGATTTAATGAACCAGATATAAAATTTGAAGCCCTTACTCATATGGTTAAATTAGATGAACAGACTATACAGGATAATTCAAGGTTTTTTGATTCTATAAAGGATGTACCGACAAAAGCTATAAGTATGGGAATAAAAACTATTATGCATGCTAAAAAGATTATGCTTTTAGCAAGTGGTAAAGAAAAAGCAGAGGCAATTTATGGAGCTATTTATAGGAAAATAACTCCTGAACTCCCTGCATCTGTTTTACAATTACATCCTGATGTAGTTTTTGTTGTAGATAAGGAAGCTGCATCAAAATTAGATTTAGAAAAATTAAAAGAAGAATATTTGTAG